The Streptomyces sp. TLI_105 DNA segment ACAGGGCTTCCACGGCGCGCAGCCGCGGGTACGGCGAACCGACGATGCTGACGGCCTGAAGGGCCAGCAACGCGCCGATCCCCAGGATCCCCAGGATCAGCACGGTGCCCGTGTGCTGGTCGAAGTCCCTGTCGAGGGGCAGGAGGAAGTAGGCGGTGGTGGCCGCCGTCACCACGACCGCCGAACGCAGGAGGGGCAGGAGCAGGCGAACGCGCCGGGGACCGATCCGCCGGCCCCGCTCGCCCTCCCGCGGTGCGCTCATGGGGACTGCGGCTCCTTTCCGGCGACGAGCCCGGCCACGGCGAGCGCCGACGACACCGGCCAGGGCTGGGCTTCCATACGGATCTCCCGCAGAACGGTCCGCGGGTGGTCGCGAGCGGCGGAGAAACCGCCGCCCGTCCAGCAAAAACGCTCTCGCAGGGTCTCGCGACCGGAGCGACGCCGCATGTCCTCGCCCGGCAGCCGAGGTGTCGCGGCGCCACCGAAGGGCTTCCGCCCGGAGGCCGGCCTCCGCGTACGGCCGGCCGGACGAAGCGCACCCCCTGCCTCAGTGGGTTTCCAGCAGGTCCGCGGGCCTCGCCTCCGCGACGACCGCGGGGGCGTCTGCGGTGCCGGCCTCCTGGAGTTCGCGCTTGAGGATCTTGCCCGTGGCGTTGGTGGGCAGGACATCGAGGAATTCCGCCAGACGGGGGTACTTGTAGCCCGCCATCCGCTCCTTGCACCAGCCGGTCAGCTCGTCCTCGGAGAGCGTCGCTCCCGGCGCGAGCACCACGCAGGCCTTGATCTCCTCACCGTGACGCTCGTGCGGAACGCCGATCACGGCCGCCATGCTCACGGCGGGATGCGTGAGCAGGACCTCCTCGATCTCGCGCGGGTACACGTTGAAGCCGCCGCGGATGATCATGTCCTTGGCGCGGTCGACGATGTAGAACCATCCGTCGGCATCACGACGTGCCAGGTCACCGGTGCGGAACCAGCCGTCGCGCATCACCTCGGCCGTCGCGTCGGGCCGGTTGAAATAGCCCTTCATGACGTTGTGTCCGCGGACGACGATCTCGCCGATCGCGCCGGTGCCCCGGACGGTCGTCCAGTCCTCGTCGACCAGGTCCACCTCCACCCCCCCAGACCGGGCGGCCGATGGACCCGGGCCGCACCGGCTCTCCCCGCGGCGAGAAGGTGGCGGCCGGACTGGTCTCCGAGAGGCCGTACCCCTCCAGGATCGTGACACCGAACCGCTCGGTGAAGCGGCGGTGGATCTCCACCGGGAGGGCGGAGCCTCCCGACCCCGCCATGCGCAGGTTCCCGGCGATCCGGGGCAGGTCCACGTCGGAGCAGTCCGCCTCGAGCAGGGACCAGAACATGGTGGGCACGCCCGCGAAGAAGGTGACGGCGTGGCGTTGCATGAGGGCGAGGGCCGCCCGGGCGTCGAAGCGCGGTAGCAGCACCAGCGTGGCCCCCGACGCGATACCCGCGTTCATCTGCACGACCTGGCCGAAGGAGTGGAACAACGGCAGTGCGATCAGGTGTACGTCGTGCTCGACCTCGCCGAACAGCTTGTGGCAGGTCAGCACGTTCATCATCACGTTGGAGTGGGTG contains these protein-coding regions:
- a CDS encoding AMP-binding protein, translating into MLNLATLLENSARAVPDRTAVVLGVQRLTYAELDTAARRVANLLRSRDVNPGDKVALSCPNVPWFPIVYYGILKAGAVAVPLNVLLKSHEIAYHLADSQARAYFCFEGGSELPLGQEGWNGFGETPGCEQFFLLPATPSGSSPIEGAETLTAALAGGSADFETVATEPGDTAVILYTSGTTGRPKGAELTHSNVMMNVLTCHKLFGEVEHDVHLIALPLFHSFGQVVQMNAGIASGATLVLLPRFDARAALALMQRHAVTFFAGVPTMFWSLLEADCSDVDLPRIAGNLRMAGSGGSALPVEIHRRFTERFGVTILEGYGLSETSPAATFSPRGEPVRPGSIGRPVWGGGGGPGRRGLDDRPGHRRDRRDRRPRTQRHEGLFQPARRDGRGDARRLVPHR